Proteins from a single region of Bacteroidales bacterium:
- a CDS encoding tetratricopeptide repeat protein, translating into MNFKKNTTIFIAILLLSIINVSAKKDIPVYVSGKVVFNNKVIENAKIKIIDKNYKNVLDRVNTKNAGTFSLTLYVGFDYLIEVTKSNFFTYVFSFSTKNIPEEHTKGVDINFNLGDITLIEASKAINAKLSDKIIASIIYDKEKKKFIYEYDYRNSLLSEMEEYLSNEDYKKAISEGKKLFNLKQYKEAKEYYLKAKSLKPDEDLPKNKLIEIDKILTNKGEKEDEPTKEVITEEKPESEQITEKHEETEKEKQQSELSEKNLNKCLDELKNEQEQGNEKAVTEIMNKIGNIYHNQNNLTQAIDYYKKSLEKANNLGDNKKVSEIQNDMAIALYDSGMYENSLEYYQQSLQLKQQLNDKNGTIDLMKQMAVVYDNMFRYEKSINYYQQALTIVQDIGNEQEETKITNSIGDIYYEKNNLDKAVEYYEKSLEIDKKLDNKDDVAASLNNIGVIYYDMGNYEKSVDYYQQSIGVLEKLGNKKEISMSLNNIGNVNYDWNKYQKALEYYEKSLKIKEELDYKKGIASSMHNIGNIHLKLNHIDKAIEYFEKSNELATEINLKDIISRNYSSISEAFMSKKNYQKAMEFYKLYASSKYSLIKDEKHNQVSEMQIKYQVEKIKSQREIKHLKKEIEKQKLIAKYEADRNRKEIELKNLELKKKEAKVRMQKILNATFISGFVLVLIFTFLLLKQFNQKKKANKILAHQKKEITDSILYAKRIQEAVLPSPSILEKSLPQHFVLYKPKSIVSGDFYWIGKMRKKTIFTAADCTGHGVPGGFMSMLGITFLNDIINMAINLDAALILDELREYVISSLHQTGADDEAKDGMDIALCVYNSEKKQLQYAGANNPLYLIRNNELKIIKPDKMPIGIHAIQKKPFTNIEITLEDKDTIYIFSDGYIDQFGGPDNKRFSSKRFRELLINIHDKSMDEQKNILNENIENWKGNSEQIDDILVMGIKI; encoded by the coding sequence ATGAATTTCAAAAAAAATACTACGATTTTTATTGCTATTCTCTTATTATCAATAATTAATGTTTCTGCTAAAAAAGATATTCCTGTATATGTTTCAGGTAAAGTAGTCTTTAATAATAAAGTTATAGAAAATGCAAAAATAAAAATCATTGACAAAAATTATAAGAATGTTCTTGATAGAGTAAATACAAAAAATGCAGGAACATTTTCATTAACTTTGTATGTAGGATTTGATTACCTTATAGAAGTTACAAAATCTAATTTTTTTACTTATGTTTTTAGTTTTTCAACTAAAAATATTCCTGAAGAACATACTAAAGGTGTTGATATTAATTTTAATTTAGGTGATATTACTTTAATTGAAGCATCAAAAGCTATTAATGCTAAACTTAGTGATAAAATAATTGCAAGTATTATTTACGATAAAGAAAAAAAGAAATTTATATATGAATATGATTATAGAAATTCACTGTTAAGTGAAATGGAAGAATATTTATCAAATGAAGATTATAAAAAAGCAATTTCGGAAGGTAAAAAGCTTTTTAATCTTAAACAATATAAAGAAGCTAAAGAATATTATCTGAAAGCAAAAAGCCTGAAACCTGATGAAGACCTTCCAAAAAATAAACTAATCGAAATTGATAAAATACTAACAAATAAGGGAGAAAAAGAAGACGAACCTACTAAAGAAGTAATTACTGAAGAAAAGCCCGAAAGTGAACAAATTACTGAAAAACATGAAGAAACAGAAAAAGAAAAACAACAATCAGAATTATCAGAAAAAAACCTTAATAAATGTCTTGATGAATTAAAAAACGAACAGGAACAAGGAAACGAAAAAGCAGTAACAGAAATAATGAATAAAATCGGTAATATTTATCATAATCAAAATAATTTGACACAAGCTATTGATTATTACAAAAAATCTCTTGAAAAAGCAAATAATCTGGGTGATAATAAAAAAGTTTCTGAAATTCAAAATGATATGGCAATTGCTTTATACGATTCGGGTATGTACGAAAATTCTCTTGAATATTATCAGCAATCATTACAATTAAAACAACAGTTAAATGATAAAAACGGAACTATTGACCTTATGAAACAAATGGCTGTTGTGTATGATAATATGTTCCGATATGAAAAATCAATAAATTATTATCAACAAGCATTAACAATTGTTCAGGATATTGGAAACGAGCAGGAAGAAACAAAAATCACAAATAGCATAGGTGATATTTATTATGAAAAAAACAATCTTGATAAAGCTGTTGAATATTATGAAAAATCACTTGAAATAGACAAAAAATTAGATAATAAGGATGATGTTGCTGCTTCTTTAAATAATATAGGAGTTATTTATTATGATATGGGAAATTATGAAAAATCAGTTGATTATTATCAGCAATCAATAGGTGTTCTTGAAAAACTTGGTAATAAAAAAGAAATATCAATGTCATTAAATAATATTGGTAATGTTAATTATGACTGGAATAAATATCAGAAAGCCCTTGAATATTACGAAAAATCGTTAAAAATAAAAGAAGAACTTGATTATAAAAAAGGAATTGCATCATCTATGCATAATATCGGAAATATACATTTAAAATTAAATCATATTGATAAAGCAATTGAATATTTTGAAAAAAGTAATGAACTGGCAACAGAAATTAATCTTAAAGATATAATCAGCAGAAATTATAGCTCTATTTCTGAAGCATTTATGAGCAAGAAAAATTATCAAAAAGCAATGGAATTTTACAAATTATATGCAAGTTCAAAATATTCACTTATAAAAGATGAAAAACATAATCAGGTATCTGAGATGCAGATTAAATATCAGGTTGAGAAAATTAAATCACAAAGAGAAATTAAACATCTGAAAAAAGAAATTGAAAAACAAAAATTAATAGCTAAATATGAAGCTGATAGAAACCGAAAAGAAATAGAGCTAAAAAATCTTGAGCTAAAAAAGAAAGAGGCAAAGGTTAGAATGCAGAAAATATTAAACGCTACTTTTATTTCGGGATTTGTTCTCGTCCTGATATTTACTTTTTTATTATTAAAACAATTTAATCAAAAGAAAAAGGCTAACAAAATTTTAGCTCATCAAAAGAAAGAAATTACCGACAGCATATTATATGCAAAAAGAATACAGGAAGCTGTATTACCTTCCCCTTCAATTCTTGAAAAATCATTACCACAACATTTTGTACTTTATAAACCTAAAAGTATTGTAAGCGGCGACTTTTACTGGATAGGAAAAATGAGAAAAAAAACTATTTTTACAGCTGCAGATTGTACAGGGCATGGTGTTCCCGGTGGTTTTATGAGCATGCTTGGTATTACTTTTTTAAATGATATTATAAATATGGCAATTAATCTGGATGCCGCTTTAATTCTTGATGAGCTGAGAGAATATGTAATATCTTCCCTTCATCAGACAGGTGCAGATGATGAAGCAAAAGACGGAATGGATATAGCACTATGCGTTTATAATAGCGAAAAGAAACAATTACAATATGCAGGAGCAAATAATCCCTTATATCTGATAAGAAATAATGAATTGAAAATTATTAAACCTGACAAAATGCCAATTGGAATTCATGCTATACAAAAAAAGCCATTTACAAATATCGAAATTACACTCGAAGACAAGGATACAATTTATATTTTCTCAGATGGATATATTGACCAATTCGGCGGACCTGACAACAAGAGATTTTCATCAAAAAGATTCAGGGAATTATTAATAAACATTCATGATAAATCAATGGATGAACAAAAAAATATTCTTAATGAAAATATTGAAAACTGGAAAGGCAATTCGGAGCAAATTGATGATATTTTAGTGATGGGAATAAAAATTTAA